GATACGGTATCGCACAACGATCCAAGCAAGCAATTGGGAACGGGTTATTGTTTTGACCGCTACGAAGCCTTAGACTTGTACACCTGCATGGTGAGAGCCTCTGAAGCGTTCCGCTTTAAGTCTGATTGGCAAAACCTGCAACAACGGGGAATGCAACAAGACTTTAGCTGGGAATTAAGCGCCAAAGAATACATCAAAGTCTATCGCGAAATTAAAGGTCTACCCCCAGAAGAACCCCAATCTTCTGAAGAACTGGCAAGCGTTTCTTAATCGTTAGCGATTGTTTTTTAAGGTGGGTTTAGCTGAACGGTTCGGCTAAACCCATTGTGCTTTAAATGACGCGTGCCAGAAACCGGGTTTCTTGCCAATTGTTCAAGCTGAAACCCTTTATTTTTCGTCGAGAAACCCGGTTTCTCAGGTCTTATGTAGAGCATCAAACCGCCGTTCAAGTTGGTTTTCCCGCCAAGGTTGCTGTTTGATTCGGCTCTTGTGCTTAGTATTTCTGGGCGTTTTGAATGGCTTGAATATATAACCCCGGATCTTCAGCAACCCACCCCAACGGGGAATTGTAGCGGACTTCAAAATGTAAGTGAGGTTCTGATAAGGCGCGAGTTCCCGTGGTTCCCACTGTACCCAAGCGATCGCCCTGTTGTACCTGTTGCCCTACTGTCACCGAGAGGGTGTCTAAATGAGCATAACGGGATTGACGACCCCCAGCATGATTAATCACCACCAGATTGCCATAGGCCCCGCGATCGCCCGCAAACGCCACCGTCCCTTCACCGACGGCTAAAACGGGCGTTCCGGTTGCGGCTTGTAACGCCACACCGCTATTAAACGAAACCTGAGAATTCAAGGGGTTGACTTGCCAACCATAACCCCGTGCTACTTCTACCACCTGGGGTAAAGGATAGCCTGATAGCTGGGTTAGCACTTGGGGGGCCGGACGACCTGGAGACCAATTCACCCCCGGTACAAAGGCAACCCTCAGATTCGTTTGACAGCCATTCACCTCAAAAAGCACATCAGGACGCACATTATAGGCTTCAGCAATCTCTGGTAACGTTTGTCCTGCCGGGACTTGAACCCGGATGCCATTATAAGGGGGAATTTCCAACTCTGTCCCAACCGGAGCCGTTCCCCCCTGCAAAACAGGATTCATTCCCATCAGGGTTGCTGGCATCAGGTTATATTTCTCAGCAATGCTCTCAATGGTTTCTCCCGCAGCCACCCGATGGCGGGTAAGGCGAGAGAGGGCGGGTTGTTGCGGACAGGTCGCGTTTTCTGAGGGTTGAGCGATCGCACTTAAGGACGGTACCAGACTTCCCAATAGCGCGATCGCACCCATTAGCCAGTGGATTTTGATCGTGACTAGCATTTGACAACAATTAACCTTTGGCTTTTGATTTACCTTCTTTTCGCAGTTTCTCTTTTTCTTTTTGTTTAGCGCGTTTGGCTTCCGCTTTAGCTGCTTTATCAGCCGCGATCGCAGCCAGTTTCACCTCTTCTTTCTCCTCTTCGAGTTTATCGAGATAGTAGGGGTAGCCGCCCAGGTAAACGCGGAACTCGCCATCTCGAATTTCTACAATTTTGTTGGCCACTTGAGAGATAAAGTAGCGGTCGTGAGAAACGAGAATTGCAGTTCCATCATAGTGCTGTAGCGCCTCCTCTAACATCTCTTTGGCTGGAATATCCAAGTGATTAGTCGGTTCATCCAGAATCAGCAAATTCGCAGGCTGTAAGAGCATTTTAGCCAGAGCCAGTCGCGCTTTTTCTCCACCGCTGAGAGCCTTAACTTGCTTAAACACCGTATCGCCGCTAAACAAAAATCGACCTAAAAGCGTGCGGACTTCTTCATTTTTCCAGTCGGGAACCTCATCATGAATGGTCTGCATGACCGTCTTTTCTAAATCCAGCGCTTCGGCTTGGTTTTGTTCAAAATAACTCGCAATGACATTGTGTTTCCCTAGTTCGACGGTTCCTTCTGTGGGTTGTTCCATGCCCATCATCAGGCGCAGGAGGGTAGATTTGCCGGAACCATTGGGGCCGAGAAAGGCAATGCGATCGCCTCTTTCAATCAGCAACTCTCCCCCTAAAAACAGAATCTTCTCATCATAGGTATGGGTCAAATCCTTAATAATCACCACTTCCCGACCGCTGCGAGGCGCGGGGAGAAAGCGGAAATGCAGGCTTCTTAAATCCCCTTCCGGTATTTCGATCCGCTCAATTTTCTCCAATTGCTTTTCTCGGCTTTTGGCTTGGGTGCTGCGGGTGGCGCTAGCCCGGAAGCGATCGACAAACACCTGCTGGCGTTCGAGTTCCTTCTGTTGGCGTTCGTAGGCGGTCATTTGGGCTTCCCGGTTTTCCGCCTTCTGTTGTAGGTAAGCCGAGTAATTGCCGAGATAGGTGGTGGATA
This window of the Desertifilum tharense IPPAS B-1220 genome carries:
- the abc-f gene encoding ribosomal protection-like ABC-F family protein → MLRLEHISKTYSTGEVLKDINWEVKPGDRVGLVGVNGAGKSTQLKIIAGEEEPTSGEMIRPASLHIAYLTQEFDVDPGCTVREEFWKVFQQANHVQHELMRVQRQMESASPEELDRLIHQLDKFQRQFEALDGYGLEAQIEKMLPEMGFDREDSDRLVSAFSGGWQMRMQLGKILLQSPDLLLLDEPTNHLDLETIEWLENYLKSLTIPMVIVSHDREFLDRLCTQIVETERGISTTYLGNYSAYLQQKAENREAQMTAYERQQKELERQQVFVDRFRASATRSTQAKSREKQLEKIERIEIPEGDLRSLHFRFLPAPRSGREVVIIKDLTHTYDEKILFLGGELLIERGDRIAFLGPNGSGKSTLLRLMMGMEQPTEGTVELGKHNVIASYFEQNQAEALDLEKTVMQTIHDEVPDWKNEEVRTLLGRFLFSGDTVFKQVKALSGGEKARLALAKMLLQPANLLILDEPTNHLDIPAKEMLEEALQHYDGTAILVSHDRYFISQVANKIVEIRDGEFRVYLGGYPYYLDKLEEEKEEVKLAAIAADKAAKAEAKRAKQKEKEKLRKEGKSKAKG
- a CDS encoding M23 family metallopeptidase, producing the protein MLVTIKIHWLMGAIALLGSLVPSLSAIAQPSENATCPQQPALSRLTRHRVAAGETIESIAEKYNLMPATLMGMNPVLQGGTAPVGTELEIPPYNGIRVQVPAGQTLPEIAEAYNVRPDVLFEVNGCQTNLRVAFVPGVNWSPGRPAPQVLTQLSGYPLPQVVEVARGYGWQVNPLNSQVSFNSGVALQAATGTPVLAVGEGTVAFAGDRGAYGNLVVINHAGGRQSRYAHLDTLSVTVGQQVQQGDRLGTVGTTGTRALSEPHLHFEVRYNSPLGWVAEDPGLYIQAIQNAQKY